From the genome of Gammaproteobacteria bacterium:
CCTGGCGCGCACCGTGCTTCTGAAAGACCAGATCGGGCTGGTGATGGCCGTCATGCCGATCACGCATGAACTGGACATCGACGCCCTTTGCAAGATGCTGCACCGCAAACTGGAGCCTGCTCAGGACATGCAAATCACCGCCATTTTCCGGGACTGCAAGCCCGGCTTTATCCCCCCGCTGGGAGAGGCTTACGGTGTGCGGGCCATCATTGACGACAGTCTGATTCAGTCAGGAGACATCTGCTTCACCTCGGGCAGCCCCGCGCATCTTGTCAAAGTGACCAGCAAAAGTTTTCATATCATGCAGCGCAATGCCTGGCTGGGCGGTAGCTTCGCACGCCCCGTGGCAGCGCTTGATGACGGCTCAGTGGCGTCCGTCGGCGCTCAAGAGGGTGCACAGAAGGAAAGTGACCGCACCCTGGACATCAAGCACCGCATCGAGCGCATGGGGGCGCTCCCCGCGCTGCCGGAGATGGCGCTGAAAATCATTCAACTGAGCGCAAGCCCGAATGCGCGCGCGGATGATCTCGCCAAGCTTGTCGAAATGGACCCCGCGCTGGCCGCCCAGGTCATGCGCTACGCCAGCTCGTCATTCTTTGGCTACCAGGGGCGCGTCGATTCGGTGCGCGTCGCCATAGCCCGCGTACTGGGCTATGAAATGGTCATGAATCTCGCCCTGGGGCTGGCCGCGGCAAAGCCATTCAAGATCCCTCAACACGGCCCCCTGGGTTTGAGCGCTTTCTGGCGCCACGCCACCTACAGCGCAGCGTTGACGCAGGCCTTGGGCAAGGCCATGCCCGAACCCATCCGCCCACGCGCCGGGTTAAGCTACCTGGCAGGTTTGCTGCACAACATCGGGCACCTTCTGATGGGGGGGATGTTCAAGCAGGAGTTTTTACAATTAAACGATCTGGTGGGTAAAAACCCCGAAAAATCCATCATTACATTGGAAACCGAGACCTTGGGCATAACCCACGGCCAAATGGGCGCCTGGCTGACCGAGGCGTGGCGCCTGCCCGAAGAGCTCACTGTCACGGTACGTGAGCACCATAACGAAGCGTATGTCGGCCCGCACGCGACCTATGCCAACCTGGCGCTGATCGCCGACCGTATGCTCAAAACCCACGGCATCGGCGAGGGCGAAGGCCATGATCTGCCGCCCGCCATCTTGCAAGCGCTGCAATTGGATGAGGTGCAGGTAGTCATGGTAATGAACCGCGTCCTGGAAGGCTGCGAAGGGCTTGATGCAATGGCGCAGCAAATGGTGGTCTGAGAGACCGTGAAAAAATCCCTCGCTACGGCGGGAATATTTTCACGGTCTCTGACCACAGAAGCATAGCTGGCAACCGATCATGCAACCTTTGCATCCCCAGTTTTAGTGCCGCGAGGCGCAAGCGCCTGTTTGAGTCTATCGCGCAAATCGTTGAGATGACCGTGAAAAAAATGATCAACACCCTTCATGCAGATCACCCGCGGTGGACGAGCCAGGCTATCCACCCAATCCAGCACTTCATCGCAGGGAACGATTTCATCCTGATCCCCTTGAATCAACAGCCACGGACATGACGGCAAAGGCGCCGCGTTAAGATCAAAAAGATTCGCTGGCGGCGCGACCGTAATAAGCCGTGCCACCGGCCTGCGGCCAGCACCGCATAGCGCAACGTAGGCCCCGAAAGAAAAGCCTGCCAGCCAGACAGCATGTCCTGGGTACTGCTCCTCCACCCAGTCCAGCACCGCCAGCAGGTCTTCTGTTTCACCGATGCCATGCGCATAACTACCCGCACTCGCCCCCACACCACGGAAATTAAAGCGCACCGTTCCCGCGCCCAATTCATTAAAAGTGCGCGACATGTAATGAACTACCTTGTTGGCCATGGTGCCGCCATAAAGCGGATGTGGATGACAGATCACCGCCACGGCACGCATTGCCCCAATCTCAAGCGGCAAAGAGACAATCGCCTCAAGATCACCCGCAGGGCCCGCTATAGTCAAGGGAGCACTGACGCAAGGGACATCAATTTCACCATCGTAAAGATGGCTATCCAGGCTCAACGGCAAGATGACCTCCGGATATTTCTGCATGACACTGGAAGATAAAAGCACACATGAAGACTTCCATCTGATCAAACGTTAAATTATATCATTGGCGCGCGGGATTAACCGTATGAGCGCGAGCTATGGATCGCAAATTCTGGAGACGCTCTAAAAAATATTGCTAAACTATTGGAAATTTTCTCAAATAGCACTAGAATATGGCGCTTGCTCGATACTTAACTGTTTTCAGTATCGGGAAATGGTGGATATTCGCGTTTATTTTTTTATTAGGATTATAGGAACTGACATGAAACACCCAATTCTCCTTGCTTCTTTATTGGCGCTGTCCTTGGCTGCTTGCGGCAAAAAGGAAGAAACAGCCGAAGTTCCCGCTCCTGAAGCAGCTCCTGCTGCCGAAGCTGCTCCTGCTGCTCCTCCTGCCGAAGCTGCTCCTGCCGCTCCTGCTGCCGAAGCTGCTCCTGCCGCTCCTGCTGCCGAAGCTGCTCCTGCTGCTCCTGCCGCTCCTGCCGCTGGTCAGTAATAAGTTTGTAACTTATAACTTATAGCATTGCTGTTTTTAAAAGCCGGCCTTGGTGCCGGCTTTTATTTTTTCACGCCCATGCTTTTCTCTGTTGCCTGGATCAAATCCAGAACATGC
Proteins encoded in this window:
- a CDS encoding HDOD domain-containing protein, which produces MAIAYTIKQYLDNNRIVYTVLDLPEIASLAEAATAARISPRSLARTVLLKDQIGLVMAVMPITHELDIDALCKMLHRKLEPAQDMQITAIFRDCKPGFIPPLGEAYGVRAIIDDSLIQSGDICFTSGSPAHLVKVTSKSFHIMQRNAWLGGSFARPVAALDDGSVASVGAQEGAQKESDRTLDIKHRIERMGALPALPEMALKIIQLSASPNARADDLAKLVEMDPALAAQVMRYASSSFFGYQGRVDSVRVAIARVLGYEMVMNLALGLAAAKPFKIPQHGPLGLSAFWRHATYSAALTQALGKAMPEPIRPRAGLSYLAGLLHNIGHLLMGGMFKQEFLQLNDLVGKNPEKSIITLETETLGITHGQMGAWLTEAWRLPEELTVTVREHHNEAYVGPHATYANLALIADRMLKTHGIGEGEGHDLPPAILQALQLDEVQVVMVMNRVLEGCEGLDAMAQQMVV
- a CDS encoding alpha/beta hydrolase, whose protein sequence is MQKYPEVILPLSLDSHLYDGEIDVPCVSAPLTIAGPAGDLEAIVSLPLEIGAMRAVAVICHPHPLYGGTMANKVVHYMSRTFNELGAGTVRFNFRGVGASAGSYAHGIGETEDLLAVLDWVEEQYPGHAVWLAGFSFGAYVALCGAGRRPVARLITVAPPANLFDLNAAPLPSCPWLLIQGDQDEIVPCDEVLDWVDSLARPPRVICMKGVDHFFHGHLNDLRDRLKQALAPRGTKTGDAKVA